CCCCCATTCCACCCAAAAAATCATAAGTAAAATTATATGTTGTTAATGTTATCATTATGATATCTGATCGATTCAATGTCGTTGGACCACCTCGATGCCCGTCTTTTCCGGGCGTTTCTGTCGGCCGCTGAAGCCGGAAGCTTCACACTCGGAGCCCGCAGGGCCGGCATGACGCAATCGGGAATGAGCCAGCAGATCGCCCGGCTGGAAGAGCAGTTAGGGGTTCCCCTTTTTGAGCGTGTGAACAAAAAGGTTCTTTTGACCCCCGCCGGAGAACAACTGAAAACGTTCATCGAAACCTATGCCGAAACCGTAGAATCGTTCATCGAAAGTATGAAAGACGGGCAGATGTCGCCTCGGGGGCTCGTGCGGTATGCGATGCCAAGTTTTTGTCTGAAAACGCCCCATTTCCCGATGCTCTTGGCGAAGCGTCAAAACTTCTCACTCATCGATCTTCAGGTCCATCTTCTCGCCAACAATGAGATCCTCTCGAAATTGCTTCAGGGGGAGATCGATTTCGGTTTTGTCACACAGAAGGAAGAGAACCCGGCGCTCGCCTATAAACCGTTCGCGCAGGAGGAATATGTCCTGGTCGCCTCCGACAAAAAACTGGTTGAAGAACTGAACGCGGACTCTCTCGACAAACTTCGGTACATCAACTACCCGGGGTTCGGCGCGTTGTTTGATATCTGGCGGCGTCATTTCTTCCCCCGCCGCCTGACGCTTACGGAACNNNNNNNNNNCCGTTCCAAGGGGAAACCGAACCCCGTCGGAACGATTTATCTGGTGACACGAACGAACGCCGCCCTCCCGCGCCGCGTGCAAACCGTCATTGAAAGCTTCTTGGAGATGAAAAGAATACGGACTCATGAGGAATAGCTTTTGATTCGACCGGCAACCACCTCTCGGACGGCGGGTTCAAGCTTTTTTACTTTTACCAGTCGCGTCGCGAGGGTTTTCCGATGAACAAGTTTTCTCTTTAGCAAGGCCCTGCAAAACTCAATATCCTTCGGTCGCCCCGCAATCGCTTTTGAAATCCATAGATCATGAAGTTCCAGACAAAGGGCCGTCACACCGTTTGTCGCCGGTGTACAAAACCGGACAAGCCGCTTTCTCCAACCTTCCGGCAGAATTGCCGTTTTGGGGCTGACTCCTTGGGCATAGTAACCGAAGGTCTCCTGAAAAACAGACAGTTCTCCGATAGAACCGTCAATCAGATCCGCCTTGGAACCGTCCAGGTCGTTCAGTGCGGCAATATCGGTCTCGATCGACCGTTCCGCTTCCGGGAGAACTCTCCGATAGGAGGCATGAATCGCCTGACTGCCGATGACGAGAAGTTGATCCGTCCCCAGAATCGCCCCCGCCGCACGAATGGTGTGTTCAAATTGTTCCCGCCTCATGAGCGATATTCCTTTCTGAATCGTTTTAAAATCCGCGCACGGTCTTGAGGCCTTAGCTGACCGGCAAAAGGGGAAACCTGTCTCATGTCGCGAGACAAGACCCCTAAATCTAACATGCGGGAAATAAGATCTTCCGTCGGCAGGCGAAGCCACTGACGCCAGCGATCAAACAACTCTTTCGCTTCGAGATGCTGAGCCCTCATTCGTGACAAAAGCCGTTCCGCTTTCTTGATGGATAGAGCCGAAGTTTTCCTTAAACTTTGAGCAACGGCCGCATGATAGTTCAAGCTTCTTTGATCTTCTCGGGTCAGTCGCGGAAGATAGGTAACGATCGCCTCAAGACCCTGCGACGAAGCAAGCTTCTGTAGTGTCGACCAGGTCGGCGACCTGGCGCCCGATTCGTAGAAGGCGATTGTCGGTTGCGACGTCCCGGCCTGAACGGCCAACTGCCCCTGGGTGATGCCGACCTTGGATCTTAGAGAAACCACGGGATTCATGACAAGTTTATTTATATCTAATCAGATATATTTAGTCAAATGACAATTACATCCCCTGTGGTAGCTCTCGACAAACTTCGGTACATCAACTACCCGGGGTTCGGCGCGTTGTTTGATATCTGGCGGCGTCATTTCTTCCCCCGCCGCCTGACGCTTACGGAACAAACCGTCATTGAAAGCTTTCTGGAAATGAAAAAAGGAAGCTAAAGTTATAGTGGTGCTTTTCATTCGACTATCAACCGATCTTCCAGTGTCGTGTGACGAACGAGACGGCACCCAAGGCGATTAAAACAATACCGACAACCTCCAATGCGCGGTGGATTCGAAGGGGTGAGAGATTCCTCCGGATCGGTTGGGCGAGGGAGGTTAAAATGAGCCACCAGATGAGACTTCCCGAAAAGACGCCAAGCGAGATTTGGAGATAATCCATTTTTCTCGGATCGAGGGGAATGAGGCTTGAGCCGGCAAAGAGGGCGGCAAAGGCGATGAGGGTCATCGGGTTGGTGAGGGTGAGGAGAAAGACCGAGGCGCCGTCCCAGAGATAGTGGTGGAGATACCGTTCAGAGAGGACCTCTTCGGTATCCAGGGCCGGAGGTCTCTGAAAAAAGATTTTGATCCCAACCAGAATGAGTACAATACCGCCGGCATTGCCGATGAAATGGTGGCTTTCACGGAGTGATTCAAAAACGGCTGCCAGGCCGAGGCTGGCCAGGATCGACAACAAGGCATCCGCCGAGGCGGCTCCGATACCGCTGGAGAGGCCAGCCAGCCAGTTGACTTGAAGGCTTCGCTGAAGGATCAGCACGGCGATTGGGCCGACCGGCAGGGCGACCAAAAATCCGAGAGCCGCCGATTTTAAGAAAAGCATCATGACTTGATCTTCTTTTCAAAGACCGATTTGGCCAGCGGCGGGTTGGCCCGTCCTCCCGTTTTTTTCATGATCTGCCCCAGGAAGAAGGAGAGAAGCTTCTCCTCACCCCTGCGGTAACGATCGACTTCCTTCGGATTCTCGTTTAAGATCTCATCAACAACGGCTGCCAGAGATCCTTCATCGGAAACTTGGGACAATCCCTCCTTCTGAACAATACTCTCGGGGGGCTCACCGGTCTCAAAAACTTTTTGTAAAACAGTCTTTGCCATCCCCCCGGAAATTTTACCTTGGTCAACCAAGGTCAGTGTTTTTCCGATCGCCTCCGGGCTCAATCGGGAACCTTGGATCCGGTCGGGATCTCCCTGAATCATCCTCAAGAGCTCATTGATGGTCCAGTTCGCGAGCGGTTTCGGTTGAGGGTAGACCTTGACGCACGCCTCAAAAAAGTCGGCGAGTCGGCGGGAATCCGTCAGAATATCAATTTGGGATGAGGGGAGTTGGTACTGCCTCGTAAACCGATCTCGCTTCCCTTCCGGAAGCTCCGGCAACGCCCCTCGTACCTGGCTAAGCCAGGCCTCATGAACCTCTACGGGAAGGAGGTCCGGGTCGGGGAAGTATCGGTAGTCGTGGGCCTCTTCCTTTGAACGCATCGGTTGGGTCAGCTCTTTTTCGGGGTCCCAGAGGCGGGTCTCCTGGATGATCCGATCTTGGGAGCGTTTTCCTGCAAGGACCTCTGTTTGTCTTTTGATCTCATAATGGAGAGCCTTCTCAATATGACGAAAGGAATTCATGTTCTTGATCTCGACCTTTGTCCCGAACTTCTTTTCGCCAACCGGTCTGACGGAGATGTTGGCGTCGCACCGGAGTGACCCCTCCTCCATATTGCCATCGCAGATTTCGAGATACATCACGAGACGTCGGAGTTCCTTGAGATAGGCAACCGCCTCGGCAGGTGAGCGGATGTCCGGTTCCGAAACAATTTCAATCAATGGAACACCGGCCCGGTTCAGATCGACCCAGGAGGCCGCCTTGGAGCGGGTTTGGGGATGTTCATGTAGAAGTTTTCCGGCATCTTCCTCCATATGGATACGAGTCAGTCCGATCTTTTTTCTCTCCCCATCGAGAGGAATGTCGACAAATCCTTTTTCGCAGATAGGCCGCTCGTACTGGGAGATCTGATATCCCTTGGGAAGGTCCGGATAGAAATAGTTCTTTCGGGCAAAGACATTTTTACCGGTGATCCGGCAACTTGTTGCAAGCCCCATTCGGATGGCGAATTCAACGGCCTGTCGGTTAAGGACGGGCAAGACGCCAGGAAGCGCAAGACAGACAGGGCAGGTATTTTTATTTGGTTCACTCCCAAATTGTGTGGAACAGGAGCAGAAGAGCTTGCTCTTTGTCAGGAGCTGGGCATGGACCTCAAGACCAATAACCGGTTCGTAGTTCATTTTCGTAGACGCTCAACCTGTTTGGAAACTCCGCGACCGGGGCAGTCGGTATGGGCTATGACCGCAGGGGTATAGCCTCGTGTTCTCGTTATTTTATCATCGATCTCTTTGTGGAGCAGGACGTGATCTAAGGTTACTCGGGGGTACCGTGCACGGAGATATCCGATGAGCCACTTCAGACTTTCGATCTGGGCCTTTGAGGCGAGATCCTTTTGGAGGTCAGGGTCAAAATAGCCCGCAAGGGCGATTCCAATCGATCCGTAGTCGGGGTCCTTCTTGATAAAGTCAGGCTCCTTTCTCTCCTTGCCGGCCAGCGCCTCCTTCGATTTTCCGGCATGTCCTCCCACGTAGCGCATTTCACGCCCTTCATAGATTTTCCCATTCCAGGTGATGTAGTAATGATAGGGGATATCATCCCAGACCTTATTCTCCCGACCGTCTTGTGCCCTCCTCTGTAACGCTTGAGGGGTGAGACTCCTTGGTAAATGGGTCTTGTGAACAACCAGATAGTCGATTACCTCCGGCAGCGGGAGCTTGTACTCCTGCTCCTTGATCGCCGGTTTGGGGGGAAGGGCTCCCCATTGTTTTCTTGGAATAATAGTGTCTCCCACGACGTTTTCCTTTCGATCTCGGGCGCACCAAGGGGGCCCCTACATTTTCAGGTGACTCGGTCTCTTCCTGTGCCACTCGGTCGCATGCTCATAGGCATAACCGACACGAAAAATCTTTTCCTCTTGAAGATAGGGGGCGATCACCTGCAGTCCAATAGGCAAACCTGAATTTGTAAATCCACAAGGCAAACTCATTCCCGGAAGTCCCGCCAAATTGACGTTCACTGTAAAAATATCTGAGAGATACATCTTTAAAGGGTCATCTGTCTTCTCACCGAACCTCCAGGCCGCCGTGGGAGAGGTCGGACCGACAATCACATCATAATTTTTAAAGATCTCCTCAAAGTCCCGCCGGATGAGTGTCCGGACTTTTTGGGCCTTAAGATAGTAGGCATCATAATAGCCGGCGGAGAGGACATAGGTCCCGAGCATGATTCGCCGCTTGACCTCGGGGCCAAATCCCTCAGTTCGGGATTTCTGATACATCGAAAGCAGCTCTTGAGAGTCACGATTTCGGTGGCCGTATCGAACCCCGTCGTAACGGGCGAGGTTGGAGGAGGCCTCCGCCGTCGCCAGGATATAATAAGTCGGGATGCCATATTCGCTGTGGGGGAGTGAGACCTCTCCCACAACAGCCCCCAATCCCTCCAGGGTTTGGACTGATTTTTTAACCGCCTTCTCTACCTCCGGATCCAGACCCTCCATAAAATATTCCTTTGGAACGGCGATCCGCCATCCCTTGATATCCGGGAGGAGCGCCTTGGTGTAATCCGGAACCGGTGCGTTCAATGAGGTTGAGTCTTTTGGATCGTATCCGGCCAGGGCGTTCATCATGATGGCGGCATCGGTGACATCTTTCGTGATGGGACCTACCTGATCGAGGGATGAGGCAAATGCAATCACTCCATAGCGGGAGACACGACCGTACGTCGGTTTGATCCCGACCGTGCCGCAGAGACTCGCCGGCTGCCGGATTGATCCCCCTGTGTCGGTGCCGGTTGCCGCAATACATTGCCCGGCGGCTACGGCCGCACTGCTTCCGCCGCTTGAACCTCCGGGGACACAATCTTCATTCCAGGGATTTCGAACCACACCGAAACAGGAATTTTCATTGGAAGAGCCCATCGCAAACTCATCCATATTGAGCTTTCCGACAAGGACCGTTCCACACCCTTCCAAATTTTTTGCGGTCGTGGCGGTGTAGGGGGGGATATAGTTGTCCAGAATTTTGGAACAGCAGGTCGTTCGAAGTCCCTCGGTGAGAAAAATATCTTTGAGCGCAATCGGGATCCCCAAAAGGGGATGAAAATCCGTTTCATTTTTTATTTTTTGATCGGCGAGCGCTGCCTCTTTTCGCGCTCGTTCCTCGGTCAGGGTAATGAAGGCATGGATTCGAGGTTCGATCTGGTGAATCCGTTTGAAAATCGAATCAACGATATCAACCGAACGGATCTCTCTCTTTTTCAGCTGGTCATGAAGTTCATGAATGGTTGCGTCGCACAGCTCCATTAGATCACCTTTGGCACCTTGAAAAAATCACCTTCCCGATCGGGGGCCCTGCTCAAGACCTCTTCCTGCTTTTGAAACGGCCTGTTTTCATCACTCCGAAAGGGGGTCGCGACGGCGACGGCATGGGCCGTCGGCTCAATATTTGAGACATCCAGTCTGTTCAGTTTTTCAATGTAAGTCAGGATTTGAGAAAGCTGGTTAGTATATCTCTCAACATCGGCCTCGTTCAACTCCAACCGGGCGAGATGGGCGATTTTCTTGACCTCTTCATGGGAGATTTTCATCGGTCACCGGCTAACATAACGGATGAGGGCTATCAAGCTGTTCAAAAAGGGGTGTGCCGTTCTCCGCAGAGAACGGTTTTTTAGTCCGGCGGTCGCTTTTCACTCATCCTGTCTCCAATAACCACCGAACAACTTGGCAAGAGAGGTCATTATGTCGATTACCGGTTGCGGAGACTTGAGTCAGAAAAGCCGGCTAGATCTATGTCCTGCCACCGAGATTGCGGTTGGCGGCGGGGTGGTTGCTATGGAGCGGGAGGGGGAGTCAAGAAAAGCGGCCGTTGGCC
The genomic region above belongs to Deltaproteobacteria bacterium and contains:
- a CDS encoding helix-turn-helix transcriptional regulator, with the translated sequence MNPVVSLRSKVGITQGQLAVQAGTSQPTIAFYESGARSPTWSTLQKLASSQGLEAIVTYLPRLTREDQRSLNYHAAVAQSLRKTSALSIKKAERLLSRMRAQHLEAKELFDRWRQWLRLPTEDLISRMLDLGVLSRDMRQVSPFAGQLRPQDRARILKRFRKEYRS
- a CDS encoding LysE family transporter, whose translation is MMLFLKSAALGFLVALPVGPIAVLILQRSLQVNWLAGLSSGIGAASADALLSILASLGLAAVFESLRESHHFIGNAGGIVLILVGIKIFFQRPPALDTEEVLSERYLHHYLWDGASVFLLTLTNPMTLIAFAALFAGSSLIPLDPRKMDYLQISLGVFSGSLIWWLILTSLAQPIRRNLSPLRIHRALEVVGIVLIALGAVSFVTRHWKIG
- the gatB gene encoding Asp-tRNA(Asn)/Glu-tRNA(Gln) amidotransferase subunit GatB, whose product is MNYEPVIGLEVHAQLLTKSKLFCSCSTQFGSEPNKNTCPVCLALPGVLPVLNRQAVEFAIRMGLATSCRITGKNVFARKNYFYPDLPKGYQISQYERPICEKGFVDIPLDGERKKIGLTRIHMEEDAGKLLHEHPQTRSKAASWVDLNRAGVPLIEIVSEPDIRSPAEAVAYLKELRRLVMYLEICDGNMEEGSLRCDANISVRPVGEKKFGTKVEIKNMNSFRHIEKALHYEIKRQTEVLAGKRSQDRIIQETRLWDPEKELTQPMRSKEEAHDYRYFPDPDLLPVEVHEAWLSQVRGALPELPEGKRDRFTRQYQLPSSQIDILTDSRRLADFFEACVKVYPQPKPLANWTINELLRMIQGDPDRIQGSRLSPEAIGKTLTLVDQGKISGGMAKTVLQKVFETGEPPESIVQKEGLSQVSDEGSLAAVVDEILNENPKEVDRYRRGEEKLLSFFLGQIMKKTGGRANPPLAKSVFEKKIKS
- a CDS encoding N-acetylmuramoyl-L-alanine amidase; protein product: MGDTIIPRKQWGALPPKPAIKEQEYKLPLPEVIDYLVVHKTHLPRSLTPQALQRRAQDGRENKVWDDIPYHYYITWNGKIYEGREMRYVGGHAGKSKEALAGKERKEPDFIKKDPDYGSIGIALAGYFDPDLQKDLASKAQIESLKWLIGYLRARYPRVTLDHVLLHKEIDDKITRTRGYTPAVIAHTDCPGRGVSKQVERLRK
- the gatA gene encoding Asp-tRNA(Asn)/Glu-tRNA(Gln) amidotransferase subunit GatA yields the protein MELCDATIHELHDQLKKREIRSVDIVDSIFKRIHQIEPRIHAFITLTEERARKEAALADQKIKNETDFHPLLGIPIALKDIFLTEGLRTTCCSKILDNYIPPYTATTAKNLEGCGTVLVGKLNMDEFAMGSSNENSCFGVVRNPWNEDCVPGGSSGGSSAAVAAGQCIAATGTDTGGSIRQPASLCGTVGIKPTYGRVSRYGVIAFASSLDQVGPITKDVTDAAIMMNALAGYDPKDSTSLNAPVPDYTKALLPDIKGWRIAVPKEYFMEGLDPEVEKAVKKSVQTLEGLGAVVGEVSLPHSEYGIPTYYILATAEASSNLARYDGVRYGHRNRDSQELLSMYQKSRTEGFGPEVKRRIMLGTYVLSAGYYDAYYLKAQKVRTLIRRDFEEIFKNYDVIVGPTSPTAAWRFGEKTDDPLKMYLSDIFTVNVNLAGLPGMSLPCGFTNSGLPIGLQVIAPYLQEEKIFRVGYAYEHATEWHRKRPSHLKM
- the gatC gene encoding Asp-tRNA(Asn)/Glu-tRNA(Gln) amidotransferase subunit GatC, producing MKISHEEVKKIAHLARLELNEADVERYTNQLSQILTYIEKLNRLDVSNIEPTAHAVAVATPFRSDENRPFQKQEEVLSRAPDREGDFFKVPKVI